A region from the Myxococcus stipitatus genome encodes:
- the nadC gene encoding carboxylating nicotinate-nucleotide diphosphorylase, with protein sequence MQQDYLDRLIDLALDEDLGAAGDVTSQALIPPEAEGSAELVAKEQLVLAGLDAFIRVFHKVDPDVEVELLKQDGQEIKPKAVAARCHGRLRSLLAAERTALNLVQRAAGIATLAQQAMTSVRGSKMQVLDTRKTPPGMRVLAKDAVRMGGATNHRFGLFDGVLIKDNHIAAVGGSISEALRRAKAHGPRLCKIEIEVTNLKQLAEALEGGADVVMLDNMDDAQIREAVKLAAGRVPLEVSGGVTLDRLPRLAKMGVDYVSMGALTHSARAMDLSLEIATTKKPRRPRAAPATQG encoded by the coding sequence GTGCAGCAGGATTACCTCGATCGGCTCATCGACCTCGCCCTCGACGAAGACCTGGGGGCGGCGGGCGACGTCACCTCCCAGGCGCTCATCCCGCCCGAGGCGGAAGGCAGCGCGGAGCTGGTCGCGAAGGAACAGCTGGTGCTCGCGGGGCTCGACGCCTTCATCCGGGTCTTCCACAAGGTGGACCCGGACGTGGAGGTCGAGCTGCTCAAGCAGGACGGTCAGGAGATCAAGCCCAAGGCCGTGGCGGCCCGCTGCCACGGTCGGCTCCGCTCCCTGCTCGCCGCCGAGCGCACCGCGCTCAACCTCGTGCAGCGCGCCGCCGGCATCGCCACGCTGGCCCAGCAGGCGATGACGTCCGTGCGCGGCTCGAAGATGCAGGTGCTCGACACGCGCAAGACGCCCCCGGGCATGCGCGTGCTGGCCAAGGACGCCGTCCGGATGGGCGGCGCCACCAACCACCGCTTCGGCCTCTTCGATGGCGTCCTCATCAAGGACAACCACATCGCGGCGGTGGGGGGCTCCATCTCCGAGGCGCTCCGTCGCGCCAAGGCCCACGGTCCGCGCCTGTGCAAGATTGAAATCGAGGTCACCAACCTCAAGCAGCTCGCGGAGGCGCTCGAGGGAGGCGCCGACGTGGTGATGCTCGACAACATGGACGACGCGCAGATTCGCGAGGCCGTGAAGCTGGCGGCCGGGCGTGTCCCGCTAGAGGTCTCCGGAGGCGTCACCCTGGACCGACTGCCCCGCCTGGCGAAGATGGGCGTGGACTACGTGTCGATGGGTGCGCTGACCCACTCCGCGCGGGCCATGGACCTGTCGCTGGAGATCGCCACGACGAAGAAGCCGCGTCGCCCTCGCGCCGCTCCCGCCACCCAGGGGTGA
- a CDS encoding helix-turn-helix transcriptional regulator — MARVTRVMRLLDVLRGQEATTVSQLASTLGVSERTIHRDLATLREQGTPISSDTGPGGGVRLERERGVTAVHLAIEEVVALWLAASLSSSSTALPWGRAARSGLDKLFASVPRERARAMRALCERVVVGRPASSRVLAELGTPPGELLALFEEAFREQVCLAFDYADRHGNPSRRVVEPHGLLVEAPVWYVLALDVEKDAARMFRMDRIRRPRLVPGRRFTPDMEGLRARALAQRGERPGG; from the coding sequence ATGGCGCGAGTCACCCGGGTCATGCGATTGCTGGACGTCCTGCGAGGGCAGGAGGCCACCACCGTCTCCCAGCTCGCCTCCACGCTCGGGGTGAGCGAGCGCACCATCCACCGGGACCTGGCCACGCTGCGCGAGCAAGGGACGCCCATCTCCAGCGACACCGGGCCCGGTGGGGGCGTCCGGTTGGAGCGGGAGCGCGGCGTCACGGCGGTCCACCTGGCCATCGAGGAGGTCGTCGCGTTGTGGTTGGCCGCGAGCCTGTCCTCGTCGAGCACCGCGCTCCCCTGGGGGCGTGCGGCGCGCTCCGGGCTGGACAAGCTCTTCGCCAGCGTGCCCCGCGAGCGGGCGCGGGCCATGCGGGCGCTCTGTGAGCGGGTGGTGGTGGGCAGGCCGGCGAGCTCTCGCGTGCTCGCGGAGCTGGGCACGCCCCCGGGCGAGCTGCTCGCCCTGTTCGAGGAGGCGTTCCGCGAACAGGTGTGCCTCGCCTTCGACTACGCGGACCGCCACGGCAACCCGAGCCGCCGCGTCGTGGAGCCGCACGGGCTGCTCGTCGAGGCGCCCGTCTGGTACGTGCTGGCGCTCGACGTGGAGAAGGACGCCGCGCGCATGTTCCGCATGGACCGCATCCGGCGCCCCAGGCTGGTGCCAGGGCGCCGCTTCACTCCCGACATGGAGGGACTCAGGGCCCGGGCGCTCGCTCAGCGCGGTGAGCGCCCGGGAGGTTGA
- a CDS encoding alpha/beta fold hydrolase: MKGLAGELYVDDGGQGGLPVVFVHASAGSSAQWAAQLTHLRKSRRALALDLRGHGRSEPARDGAYEVEDFAADVGAVVDGLGLERFVLVGHSLGGAVCAAYAAAHPSRVAGLLLLDPASDGRQIPAEQAKGLMDVLASEAWLPVVEEYWAPMLAPSRPEVREQVLSGLRATAQAAVRGGLGALLTFDPVAALGRYPGPKLSFVTAYNQGPDAYQHLVPDLPSRRVDVPTGHWVQLDAPEWVDGALDAFLATVR, from the coding sequence ATGAAGGGACTCGCGGGTGAGCTGTACGTCGACGATGGTGGTCAGGGGGGTCTCCCGGTGGTGTTCGTCCACGCATCCGCCGGGAGCAGCGCGCAGTGGGCGGCGCAGCTGACCCATCTGCGAAAGAGCCGTCGTGCCCTCGCGCTGGACCTGCGCGGACACGGCCGGTCGGAGCCCGCCAGGGATGGGGCCTACGAGGTCGAGGACTTCGCCGCGGACGTGGGGGCGGTGGTGGATGGGCTGGGGCTGGAGCGCTTCGTGCTCGTCGGGCACAGCCTGGGCGGCGCCGTCTGCGCGGCCTACGCGGCGGCGCACCCGTCACGCGTCGCGGGCCTGTTGCTGCTGGACCCGGCCTCGGATGGGCGACAGATTCCCGCCGAGCAGGCGAAGGGCTTGATGGACGTCCTCGCCTCCGAGGCGTGGCTGCCCGTCGTCGAGGAGTACTGGGCGCCGATGCTCGCGCCGTCCCGCCCGGAGGTGCGCGAGCAGGTCCTGTCGGGGCTGCGAGCCACGGCCCAGGCGGCGGTGCGAGGGGGGCTGGGGGCGCTCCTGACGTTCGACCCTGTCGCGGCCCTGGGGCGCTATCCGGGGCCGAAGCTGTCCTTCGTGACGGCGTACAACCAGGGGCCGGACGCGTACCAGCACCTCGTGCCCGACCTTCCCTCCCGCCGCGTCGACGTGCCCACGGGACACTGGGTCCAGCTCGATGCGCCCGAGTGGGTCGACGGCGCGCTCGACGCGTTCCTCGCGACGGTGCGTTGA
- a CDS encoding alkaline phosphatase family protein produces the protein MTRALALAVFLATLPAVARPPRLTLFITVDSMGSDVLLRARPHLKEGLGRLLDTGAYFPYARYGYAKCRTAPGHTTLSTGANPWRHGVVDNRWVDRATGKLVASFHDAAHPVLEATLKPGQDASPANLMVETLADRLRVATQERGKAVALSLKSRSAIALGGRLGQAWWFDDTLGRFVTGTWYTKEFPAWLKALNARKLPDSAFGKKWELLRPRSEYVGEDDLGHEADSYGLGRVFPHPLDGGLTAPGPEFYKAFGVSPYANDLLVEAAKAAIAGEGLGKDDVPDLLAVSFSGPDNVFHEYGPYSWEMQDAMLRLDKSLAALISAAERAAGGRANLVVALAADHGGAAAPEQWAAEGLPALRLSPVTMNQELTKAVQGRFGPEVSATMEELDVYLGGKALETGKVEFAQVQRFVVEWLSKHPSVLTAVTRQELFTAADPAGYLAPLRKGYFPERSGDVLYMLRPFHVLYYDAQGTTHGTPYSYDAQVPVVFAGKGVKPGVYRTEIDPVDVAPTLAAMMEVGLPASAEGKPRAEVFDGR, from the coding sequence ATGACTCGCGCCCTCGCCCTGGCGGTCTTCCTCGCCACCCTCCCCGCCGTCGCGCGGCCCCCGCGCCTCACGCTGTTCATCACCGTGGACTCCATGGGCAGCGACGTCCTGCTGCGCGCCCGTCCCCACCTCAAGGAGGGCCTGGGTCGGCTGCTCGACACTGGCGCGTACTTCCCCTACGCCCGCTACGGGTACGCGAAGTGCCGCACGGCTCCGGGCCACACCACGCTGTCCACCGGGGCGAACCCCTGGCGTCACGGAGTCGTGGACAACCGGTGGGTGGACCGCGCCACCGGCAAGCTCGTGGCCTCGTTCCACGACGCCGCGCACCCGGTGCTGGAGGCGACGCTCAAGCCCGGCCAGGACGCCAGCCCCGCCAACCTCATGGTGGAGACGCTGGCGGACCGGCTGCGCGTGGCCACGCAGGAGCGGGGCAAGGCGGTGGCCCTCTCCCTCAAGTCGCGTTCGGCCATCGCCCTGGGCGGCCGGCTGGGACAAGCGTGGTGGTTCGACGACACCCTGGGGAGGTTCGTCACGGGCACCTGGTACACGAAGGAGTTCCCCGCGTGGCTCAAGGCGCTCAACGCGCGGAAGCTGCCAGACTCCGCCTTCGGCAAGAAGTGGGAGCTCCTGCGGCCCCGCTCGGAGTACGTGGGCGAGGACGACCTGGGCCATGAGGCGGACTCGTACGGGCTCGGGCGGGTGTTCCCCCACCCGTTGGACGGCGGGCTGACGGCGCCGGGGCCGGAGTTCTACAAGGCCTTCGGGGTGTCGCCGTACGCGAACGACCTGCTCGTCGAGGCGGCGAAGGCGGCCATCGCCGGCGAGGGCCTGGGCAAGGACGACGTGCCGGACCTGCTCGCGGTGAGCTTCAGCGGACCGGACAACGTGTTCCACGAGTACGGCCCGTATTCGTGGGAGATGCAGGACGCGATGCTGCGGTTGGACAAGTCGCTGGCGGCGCTCATCTCCGCGGCCGAGCGCGCCGCCGGAGGACGGGCGAACCTCGTCGTCGCGCTGGCCGCGGACCATGGTGGCGCGGCGGCGCCCGAGCAGTGGGCGGCGGAGGGCCTGCCCGCGCTGCGCCTGAGTCCGGTGACGATGAACCAGGAGCTGACGAAGGCGGTGCAGGGGCGCTTCGGGCCGGAGGTCTCCGCGACGATGGAGGAGCTGGACGTGTACCTGGGCGGCAAGGCGCTGGAGACGGGCAAGGTGGAGTTCGCCCAGGTGCAGCGCTTCGTCGTGGAGTGGCTCTCGAAGCACCCCTCCGTGCTGACCGCGGTGACGCGGCAGGAGCTGTTCACCGCGGCGGATCCGGCGGGGTACCTGGCCCCCTTGCGCAAGGGCTACTTCCCGGAGCGCAGCGGGGACGTGCTGTACATGCTGCGGCCGTTCCACGTCCTCTACTACGACGCGCAGGGCACCACGCACGGCACGCCCTACTCCTACGACGCGCAGGTGCCCGTGGTGTTCGCGGGCAAGGGCGTGAAGCCGGGGGTGTACCGGACGGAGATCGACCCGGTGGACGTGGCGCCCACGCTCGCCGCGATGATGGAGGTGGGCCTGCCCGCCTCCGCCGAGGGCAAGCCGCGCGCGGAGGTCTTCGACGGCAGGTAG
- a CDS encoding acyl-CoA thioesterase, whose protein sequence is MVEARLRVIYGDTDQMGVVYYANYFRYFEFARSEYFRARGGSYRELERTGLMLPVAEASCQYKSPARYDDQLVVQVSVGELRRASIVFTYELFREGEPRTLLCTGRTLHACVGRDGKPTRLPESVVRLLEHPNAEP, encoded by the coding sequence ATGGTCGAGGCCCGCCTTCGCGTCATCTATGGCGACACGGATCAGATGGGTGTCGTCTACTACGCGAACTACTTCCGCTACTTCGAGTTCGCCCGGAGCGAATACTTCCGCGCGCGCGGCGGCAGCTACCGGGAGCTGGAGCGCACCGGGCTGATGCTGCCGGTGGCGGAGGCGAGCTGCCAGTACAAGTCCCCCGCCCGCTACGACGACCAGCTCGTCGTCCAGGTGTCGGTGGGTGAGTTGCGCCGGGCCTCCATCGTGTTCACCTACGAGCTTTTCCGTGAGGGGGAGCCGCGCACGCTGCTGTGCACCGGCCGTACCCTTCACGCGTGCGTGGGGCGCGACGGCAAGCCCACGCGGTTGCCGGAGTCCGTGGTCCGGCTGCTGGAACATCCGAACGCTGAACCTTGA
- the glpX gene encoding class II fructose-bisphosphatase, whose translation MDRNLAMEVVRVTEMAAIASARLMGRGNKNESDQAAVDAMRRAFDALQIQGTVVIGEGERDEAPMLYIGEKVGRRGDGDPEVDIALDPLEGTNLCAYGRPGSISVVAMAPKGGLLNAPDTYMEKLAVGPRARGAIDLRKSPTENLRSIAEKMKVYVEDLTVVILDRERHQDLIKEVRAAGARIRLIEDGDVAGAFATCFEGTGVDVLMGTGGAPEGVIAAAAIRATGGDMQGRLVPRNAEEIERAKKMGITDMTKIYSAEELARGEVMFAATGVTSGDFLKGVRFFGGGCETHSVVMRSKTGTVRFIQSLHKFDKKPGYAF comes from the coding sequence ATGGATCGCAACCTGGCAATGGAGGTCGTGCGCGTCACCGAGATGGCGGCCATCGCCTCCGCGCGACTGATGGGCCGCGGCAACAAGAACGAGTCGGACCAGGCGGCCGTGGACGCCATGCGGCGCGCGTTCGACGCGCTGCAGATCCAGGGCACCGTCGTCATCGGCGAGGGCGAGCGCGACGAGGCGCCCATGCTCTACATCGGCGAGAAGGTGGGCCGGCGCGGTGACGGGGACCCGGAGGTGGACATCGCCCTGGACCCCCTGGAGGGCACCAACCTGTGCGCCTACGGCCGTCCCGGCTCCATCTCCGTGGTGGCCATGGCCCCCAAGGGCGGGCTGCTCAACGCGCCGGACACGTACATGGAGAAGCTGGCGGTGGGCCCGCGCGCGCGCGGCGCCATCGACCTGCGCAAGTCCCCCACGGAGAACCTGCGCTCCATCGCGGAGAAGATGAAGGTCTACGTCGAGGACCTCACGGTGGTGATCCTCGACCGCGAGCGGCACCAGGACCTCATCAAGGAGGTCCGCGCGGCGGGCGCGCGCATCCGGCTCATCGAGGACGGTGACGTGGCGGGCGCCTTCGCCACCTGCTTCGAGGGCACGGGCGTCGACGTGCTCATGGGCACTGGCGGCGCGCCCGAGGGCGTCATCGCGGCGGCGGCCATCCGCGCCACCGGCGGCGACATGCAGGGCCGGCTCGTGCCCCGCAACGCGGAGGAGATCGAGCGCGCGAAGAAGATGGGCATCACCGACATGACGAAGATCTACTCCGCCGAGGAGCTGGCCCGGGGCGAGGTGATGTTCGCGGCCACCGGCGTCACCAGCGGTGACTTCCTCAAGGGCGTGCGCTTCTTCGGCGGCGGCTGCGAGACGCACTCCGTCGTGATGCGCAGCAAGACGGGCACCGTGCGCTTCATCCAGTCCCTGCACAAGTTCGACAAGAAGCCGGGGTACGCTTTCTAG
- a CDS encoding type II toxin-antitoxin system RatA family toxin, whose product MPGATRTIVINAPVEKVFDVISNFERYPEFLPEVKEIRTSNRKGDTVDVHYKVDVVKTIRYTIRAVQERPRRLAWTYVEGEVMKDNKGSWLLEPEGEGKTRATYNVEMALGALVPKAIVNALVDTSLPKMLEAFKRRAESP is encoded by the coding sequence ATGCCAGGCGCCACGCGGACCATCGTCATCAACGCCCCCGTCGAGAAGGTCTTCGACGTCATCAGCAACTTCGAGCGCTACCCGGAGTTCCTCCCGGAGGTGAAGGAGATCCGCACCTCCAACCGCAAGGGAGACACGGTCGACGTCCACTACAAGGTCGATGTGGTGAAGACCATCCGCTACACCATCCGCGCGGTGCAGGAGCGCCCGCGCCGGCTGGCCTGGACCTACGTCGAGGGCGAGGTCATGAAGGACAACAAGGGCAGCTGGCTGCTGGAGCCCGAGGGCGAGGGGAAGACGCGCGCCACCTACAACGTGGAGATGGCCCTGGGCGCGCTGGTCCCCAAGGCCATCGTCAATGCCCTGGTGGATACGTCGCTGCCGAAGATGCTGGAGGCCTTCAAGCGTCGGGCGGAAAGCCCCTGA
- a CDS encoding ADP-ribosylglycohydrolase family protein: MPPPPRRRNAPQGPHPLLAQRRRGALLGLAVGNALAVPTAHRPLVANAFPRMAEGGFGRMTGGGPHELRKGQVTEVVQLACCLGHSLRDLKRYDAADALRRYRAWQPHAFAVSEPMKEVLEECGSGLPPLGAGRRVWLRGHRQAVGAGSLARSAPLGVYLAKDPSARTQAALADSALTHFDPRCQLACAALDAAIARAVTSGPELKLDDLFSAAESGLLLAGAALGRSASDHVHEVTFAAGLIREDLAMARQEDPRLYGPELHVHRSAHAVRVALRLAFWELAHAPSAEAALVDVVHRGGDTEVHAAVTGALVGAFHGEEALPAEWRKLVLESLATVKGPLWDVYHPRHLLTLAGD, encoded by the coding sequence ATGCCCCCGCCCCCACGACGCCGCAATGCCCCCCAGGGGCCCCATCCCCTCCTCGCCCAGCGACGTCGCGGCGCGCTGCTCGGGCTCGCGGTGGGCAACGCCCTGGCCGTGCCCACCGCGCACCGTCCATTGGTGGCCAATGCCTTCCCCAGGATGGCGGAGGGCGGCTTCGGCCGGATGACAGGCGGGGGGCCTCACGAGCTGCGCAAGGGCCAGGTGACGGAGGTCGTGCAGCTGGCGTGCTGCCTGGGGCACAGCCTGCGGGACCTCAAGCGCTATGACGCCGCGGACGCGCTGCGCCGCTATCGCGCGTGGCAGCCGCACGCCTTCGCGGTCAGCGAACCCATGAAGGAGGTGCTGGAGGAGTGCGGCTCCGGCCTGCCACCCCTGGGCGCCGGACGCCGCGTCTGGCTGCGAGGGCACCGCCAGGCCGTGGGGGCGGGCAGCCTCGCCCGGAGCGCGCCGCTGGGCGTGTACCTGGCGAAGGACCCGAGCGCGCGCACCCAGGCCGCCTTGGCGGACTCCGCCCTCACCCACTTCGACCCGCGCTGCCAGCTCGCGTGCGCCGCGCTCGACGCCGCCATCGCCCGCGCCGTCACCAGCGGCCCGGAGCTGAAGCTCGACGACCTCTTCTCCGCCGCGGAGTCGGGCCTGCTCCTGGCCGGCGCGGCGCTCGGCCGGTCCGCCAGCGACCATGTCCACGAGGTGACCTTCGCCGCGGGACTGATTCGCGAGGACCTGGCCATGGCCCGACAGGAGGACCCGCGCCTGTACGGGCCGGAGCTGCACGTGCACCGCTCCGCCCACGCGGTACGGGTCGCCCTCCGGCTCGCCTTCTGGGAGCTCGCCCACGCCCCCAGCGCCGAGGCCGCGCTCGTCGACGTCGTCCACCGGGGCGGCGACACGGAGGTCCACGCGGCGGTGACGGGCGCGCTGGTGGGGGCCTTCCACGGCGAGGAGGCCCTCCCGGCCGAGTGGCGCAAGCTCGTCCTGGAGTCGCTCGCCACGGTGAAGGGGCCGCTGTGGGACGTGTACCACCCGCGGCACCTGCTCACGCTCGCGGGCGACTGA
- the surE gene encoding 5'/3'-nucleotidase SurE, giving the protein MATPRILVSNDDGYFSEGLQALVEAVSPLGEVWVVAPDREQSAASHAISLHRPLRIKQVRERWFAVDGTPTDCAYLAIVHLLKDDRPTLMVSGINHGANLAEDVTYSGTVAAAMEGALLGVPAIAFSLVSRGTFDFAPAARFARSLVKSALARPLPPRMLLNVNIPGGVEPEGYAVTRLGRHSYGYAVVEKEDPRGRKYYWIGGSEYQHEDIPGSDCNAVFTGRRVSITPLHLDLTDHSRLGDLSGWDVPGFARHAPDGA; this is encoded by the coding sequence ATGGCGACACCGCGAATCCTTGTCTCCAACGATGACGGCTACTTCTCCGAAGGATTGCAGGCGCTGGTCGAGGCGGTGAGCCCGCTGGGCGAGGTCTGGGTGGTCGCCCCGGACCGGGAGCAGAGCGCCGCCTCCCACGCCATCTCCCTGCACCGGCCCCTGCGCATCAAGCAGGTCCGGGAGCGCTGGTTCGCCGTCGACGGGACGCCCACCGACTGCGCTTATCTGGCCATCGTCCACCTCCTGAAGGATGATCGCCCCACGCTCATGGTGTCCGGCATCAATCACGGCGCGAATCTGGCGGAGGACGTCACCTATTCGGGGACGGTGGCCGCGGCGATGGAGGGGGCCCTGCTCGGGGTGCCCGCCATCGCCTTCAGCCTCGTGTCCCGGGGGACGTTCGACTTCGCCCCGGCCGCGCGCTTCGCGCGCTCGCTGGTGAAGAGCGCCCTGGCGCGCCCGCTGCCGCCGCGCATGCTGCTCAACGTCAACATCCCTGGCGGCGTGGAGCCGGAGGGGTATGCCGTCACGCGCCTGGGCCGCCACTCCTACGGCTACGCCGTCGTGGAGAAGGAGGACCCGCGCGGGCGGAAGTACTACTGGATTGGCGGCAGCGAGTATCAGCACGAGGACATCCCTGGCAGCGACTGCAACGCGGTGTTCACCGGCAGGCGCGTGTCCATCACGCCGCTGCACCTGGACCTCACGGACCACAGCCGCCTCGGGGACCTCTCGGGCTGGGACGTCCCGGGCTTCGCGCGACACGCGCCGGACGGTGCCTAG
- a CDS encoding peptidoglycan DD-metalloendopeptidase family protein: MTPRDASRAGALPVLLVAVLLAGCAGTRASAPGLESSRGGVEDSAPVASAAPVGDGAAPSTTAPPGRAGAFPFALRSAHAEPELVAVRHRVAPGETMYRIAKTYGLSVDELASANGIKDVRALAVGQELTIPGVERSVPIDAPEALAPEADPEPVRTTSSDAPPRRSVPVVARREEPPRRPATRPGAVRPKLATQGMIDWPLRGVLYGRFGKKGREPHDGIDLAAPAGTPVKTAQEGTVLYAGEQRGYGNIVIVEHSNRLITLYAHNRDLRVRTGQKVRREQVIATVGESGKTSGPHLHFEVRLDGKPVDPLDYLGPMPSS, translated from the coding sequence TTGACGCCGCGTGACGCCAGCCGAGCGGGTGCGCTCCCGGTCCTCCTCGTCGCCGTGCTCCTGGCCGGCTGCGCGGGCACCCGGGCATCCGCTCCGGGGCTGGAGTCGTCGCGGGGGGGCGTGGAGGATTCGGCTCCCGTCGCCTCGGCGGCGCCCGTGGGCGATGGCGCCGCGCCATCCACGACGGCGCCTCCGGGCAGGGCGGGCGCCTTCCCGTTCGCGCTGAGGTCGGCGCACGCGGAGCCGGAGCTGGTGGCGGTGCGCCACCGCGTGGCCCCGGGCGAGACGATGTACCGCATCGCCAAGACCTATGGCCTCTCCGTGGACGAGCTGGCGTCCGCCAACGGCATCAAGGACGTGCGGGCGCTGGCGGTGGGGCAGGAGCTGACGATTCCGGGCGTGGAGCGCAGCGTGCCCATCGACGCGCCGGAGGCGCTCGCGCCCGAGGCCGACCCGGAGCCGGTGCGCACGACGTCCTCCGACGCGCCGCCCCGGCGCAGCGTCCCGGTGGTCGCGCGACGGGAGGAGCCTCCGCGCAGGCCCGCGACGCGGCCGGGCGCGGTGCGGCCCAAGCTCGCCACCCAGGGGATGATCGACTGGCCCCTGCGGGGCGTGCTCTACGGCCGCTTCGGGAAGAAGGGCCGCGAGCCCCATGACGGCATCGACCTGGCCGCTCCAGCGGGGACGCCCGTGAAGACGGCGCAGGAGGGCACGGTGCTCTACGCGGGCGAGCAACGGGGCTACGGAAACATCGTCATCGTCGAGCATTCGAACCGGCTCATCACGCTGTACGCCCACAACCGGGACCTGCGCGTGCGCACGGGGCAGAAGGTCCGGCGAGAGCAGGTCATCGCCACGGTGGGCGAGTCCGGCAAGACGTCCGGGCCGCACCTGCACTTCGAGGTCCGCCTCGATGGCAAGCCCGTGGATCCGCTCGACTACCTGGGCCCGATGCCGTCCTCCTGA
- a CDS encoding tetratricopeptide repeat protein has protein sequence MSSRLKALPLIALLASAACTDDRPTVSVKDHAEGLYVKGTAEYLQGEFTASLATFDEMAKLAPTDPRLPAARGEVYLSLGKFAEASNEFEAALKLDPKRSTNWSRLGLSQAQLGKTTEAISSLRKALALYPNDYSALAQIAEIHLKKKETDEAVRHFVLAANAASGEVKSELIMRAVNVLLVLNRPADAMPILEKAASEGVRTPAVLSAMGDGQVRAGKLVEAAATYQEAASKSPNDPTLWELVGTIHMRLDKPGDAMAAYKESLRVKNRAIVHIALARIQLGFKSQEGAEQELAAAFECEDVKEVHTQRELAALLIDMNRKQDALRILGNLSTEPDLDKDVELQLTTARLANELKDTALRDAACARAITADKTPKKCP, from the coding sequence ATGTCCTCGCGACTGAAAGCCCTGCCGCTGATTGCCCTGCTCGCCTCCGCGGCGTGTACGGATGACCGCCCCACCGTCTCGGTGAAGGACCACGCGGAGGGGCTCTACGTCAAAGGCACCGCCGAGTACCTCCAGGGCGAGTTCACCGCCTCCCTCGCGACCTTCGACGAGATGGCGAAGCTCGCCCCGACCGACCCACGTCTGCCCGCGGCGCGCGGAGAGGTCTACCTCTCCCTGGGGAAGTTCGCGGAGGCCTCCAACGAGTTCGAGGCCGCCCTCAAGCTGGACCCCAAGCGCTCCACCAACTGGAGCCGCCTGGGCCTCAGTCAGGCCCAGCTCGGCAAGACCACCGAGGCCATCAGCTCCCTGCGCAAGGCCCTGGCCCTCTACCCCAACGACTACAGCGCCCTGGCACAGATCGCGGAGATCCACCTCAAGAAGAAGGAGACGGACGAAGCCGTCCGCCACTTCGTCCTCGCCGCGAACGCCGCGTCCGGAGAGGTGAAGTCCGAACTCATCATGCGCGCCGTGAACGTCCTGCTGGTGCTGAACCGTCCGGCGGACGCCATGCCCATCCTCGAGAAGGCCGCGAGCGAGGGCGTCCGCACGCCGGCGGTCCTCTCCGCGATGGGGGACGGACAGGTGCGCGCTGGCAAGCTGGTCGAGGCCGCCGCGACCTATCAGGAGGCCGCGAGCAAGTCACCGAATGACCCGACCCTGTGGGAGCTCGTCGGCACCATCCACATGCGCCTGGACAAGCCCGGCGACGCCATGGCCGCCTACAAGGAATCCTTGCGCGTGAAGAACCGGGCCATCGTCCACATCGCCCTGGCCCGCATCCAGCTTGGCTTCAAGAGCCAGGAGGGCGCTGAACAGGAACTCGCCGCCGCGTTCGAATGCGAGGACGTCAAGGAGGTGCACACGCAGCGGGAGCTGGCCGCCCTGCTCATCGACATGAACCGCAAGCAGGACGCGCTGCGCATCCTGGGCAACCTCAGCACGGAGCCCGACCTGGACAAGGACGTCGAGCTCCAGCTCACCACCGCGCGGCTCGCGAACGAGCTCAAGGATACCGCCCTGCGCGACGCGGCGTGCGCCCGCGCCATCACCGCGGACAAGACGCCCAAGAAGTGTCCTTGA
- the lexA gene encoding transcriptional repressor LexA, protein MEELTDRQREILSFIVKETETRGFPPTIREIGEHMDIRSTNGVNDHLKALERKGYLNRGEQQSRSLVPTKRARLLLGLGARRDAGMVEVPLLGKVAAGAPLLAQEHMEDSVKIDSFLLGGVNGREVFALRVKGQSMIDDGIHDGDYLFVKKTPAAQPGDIVVALIEDEATVKRYYPEGERIRFQPANATMQPIYVSRAEFRSTMILGLVVGVYRKMQGGRA, encoded by the coding sequence ATGGAAGAGCTGACGGACCGCCAGCGCGAGATTCTCAGCTTCATCGTCAAGGAGACGGAGACCCGCGGTTTCCCGCCCACCATCCGGGAGATTGGCGAGCACATGGACATCCGCTCCACCAACGGGGTGAACGACCACCTCAAGGCGCTGGAGCGCAAGGGCTACCTGAACCGGGGCGAGCAGCAGAGCCGCTCGCTGGTGCCCACCAAGCGTGCCCGGCTGCTGCTGGGGCTGGGGGCCCGGCGCGACGCGGGCATGGTGGAGGTGCCGCTGCTGGGCAAGGTGGCCGCCGGCGCGCCGCTGCTCGCGCAGGAGCACATGGAGGACTCGGTCAAGATCGACAGCTTCCTCTTGGGGGGCGTCAATGGCCGGGAGGTCTTCGCCCTGCGCGTCAAGGGCCAGTCGATGATCGACGACGGCATCCACGACGGGGACTACCTCTTCGTGAAGAAGACGCCGGCGGCGCAGCCGGGTGACATCGTGGTGGCGCTCATCGAGGACGAGGCCACGGTGAAGCGCTACTACCCGGAGGGCGAGCGCATCCGGTTCCAGCCGGCCAACGCCACCATGCAGCCCATCTACGTGAGCCGGGCGGAGTTCCGTTCGACCATGATCCTGGGCCTGGTGGTGGGCGTGTACCGGAAGATGCAGGGCGGCCGGGCGTAA